The DNA sequence aaaagtgaattatacTACCAAACTTTATAGTGAGCCCAGGAGCTAAAAGCACTACTTCTCGCATTAAACTGTTTTgaaatttttaataattataagaGTGATGCTGATTaagaaaaaatgcaaaaatcaccccattaaaaccattgacttttctgtcatttttaatCACAGACATTTGATTTACATTTTAGCAGTATTAAAAGATACTATACATATACCCATaacactgaagaaatgtcttaacaaagaaggctgtagatgcaaaTGAGTCAGGGAAAGAATCTAAAATGTCTCTGAACAATTACAAATCTCTGCAACAAAAGTCTGCAACATACTTTcaagtggagaacatttgaAACAAATTTAAACATGGCCATGGTAGTTCTAGCAAGTTCATGTTCTGAAGTGTGCACAAGTGTGAATTTCATGTGAGCAAGGAGGAAGTCCTtggttttaaaaaacaaacaaccaaaaataaaatgttaagtcAAGACTAAAGCTTAACAGAGGAGGACACATAGACAAAGAACAGGAGTTCTGGagcaatgtgctttggacagatcaATGCAAAGCTGATTTCATTgggcaaagaaacagacaacaATCAAAGAGACtgataatatgaataaaaaaagtaacaaaagGGCCCagaaaaaacttctaaagagattaaaggagATTCAAGCTCAacaaacatcagtgtcagattgtaccatccgtcgttgtttgagccaaagtgaacttcatgggagacgaccaaagAGTTGGATACCACTGTTGAAAACAATTCATTAAAAAGCCAGattggaatttgccaaactacatgtcagaatgtcctatggacataTGAGACAAAAGTTTAACTTTTtaccaaggcacatcagctctatgttcacagatggaacaatgaagcatatcaagaaaaaaaactctgtccctactgtgaaacatggaggaggctctgttatgttctggggctgctttgctgcatctggcacaggatGTTTTCATTCTGTGCAGGGTGCAATGAAATCTCAAGGTTGAcaatcaagggattctagagagaaatgtgttggcagtgtcagaaagcttggtctcagccACAAGTCATTGGTCTTGCAAAAGGATAATGACCCGAAACACACaactaaaaacacccaagaatggctaggaggaaaacattggagtattctgaagtggccttctatgagccctgacctaaattctattaagcatctttggaaggagctgaaacatgcccatctggaaaaggcacccttcaaacctgacaCAACTGGAGCAATTTGCTCGTGAGGAGTGGGCCAGAATACCTGCtaagaggtgcagaagtctcattgacagttacaggaatcatttgattgcagtgattgcctcaaaaggttgtgcaacaaaatactaagttaagggtaccatcatttccaggcctgtttcatgagtttatttttaataaataattctgtttaagcatggttgaaaagcaatgtctgactttcatttgttcattttcatagaatttttatttattcttacttttgtcagattcaagtttctgtgaccattgtgagtttttctttcattaaccatggggtaccaacaattttgtccatgtgtgtaaagtttttgttgttattgttatcaGAGGGTGCTTAAGGAAAATGTAAGATCCAAGAAGTCAAGCTGAAGTAGAGCCGGACCATGCAACATGGcaatacatgcatttattaatCTTTTTCTTAATAATGACAAAATCAGATTTTAATTGTTTTAGCAATTACATCCCCTTCATCTATATTTATTGTTTgaagaatatatattaatattatatataagtatatacattaatatgtccatatttcttaataaatcACTAAATACATAATGGTGTATGTAATACttattgtatgtatataaagctatatattttaattactgTACATACTctattaaatcaaaataaagTCTAGTGGGATTGTATTTTGTGGATGATGTCATGTGACTCTGACACAGCCTGAGATTGTGGGTAACATATAAAACATGCCTTACTGCCCTTTCTTTCCTCACCACAAGGAGTCAGGCACTAAGGATGACTTTACTTCTCCTGTGGGTTCTGGTTCTCCCCTTTGGTGAAGCCTTGAATGCTCAGTGTGTCCTGCAGAATGACTTCAAACCAGGCTTCACGACTGGTGGAGACTTCATCATAGGGGGCATTTTCCCTCTGCATTACAGACAAGAAAGGTCAGACCTGAACTACACTTATAAACCAGGACAAGTGCAGTGCAACGGGTGAGACTGTCTGAATGAAAACACATGAATAGCACATAGAGTACTATAGGTGGTTACATAAAGTGTGTCTTAGCCTTAAATGAAATAGTCTAGATTCAATAGATTTGATGCTAAACATTTGAATTAATGTTGCTGTTCACTATTTCAAAGGTTTAATCCCAGAACCTTCCGCTGGATTCTGTCCATGAGGTTGGCCATAGAGGAGATTAATAACAGCAGTAAGCTGTTACCCAATCACACTCTGGGCTTTAAAATATTCGACTCCTGTGCCTACCCTCTGAcagcacagagagcagctctggCTGTTATGAATGGGCCAGATGAGGCTGATAGGCCAATGTGTTCTGGTACTAGCCCTATGCTGGCCATCATCGGTGAATCTGGGTCGGCTGAGTCAATAGTTGTTTCTAGAATATTACAGCCTTTCAGAATCCCAATGGTAAGCATTCTGTGTGGAGTCCTGTAATAGTGAATTTAACTACTGCTTCATTTTTAGATGGGTCACATACCGGAATTAGcttaaattaattacctgtatttgtgtgtgtttctttgtgaGTATGAGACAGTGTTTGCTGCTTGTACTAACACATCTGTAACTGCACAAGCAGAGAGTGTGGATATGTGGATAAAATGTCTAAAAGGTtgatattaatttaatattaaaatattgttattCAGCAATAGCTTAaacattgtaaatgtaaattgtgATATAAATTGCTATAAACTACACAGGAAAATGCAAGctaatttttatttacattttctaGTATTATATGGAACAATGGAATTGCATGGCATGTAATGAAAATGGCAATTATACATAAAATCTGTCATGTTTTCAACTTCCTACAAATTGTTGGTTACCTACTGAAATTTAACATTACATTAATGTCATTCACATCATTCACATGTTGAAATTGTGATTACAGATGCCTTAGTAGTATATACTTAgtgttatatatgtatttcttgAATATGCTTAACTGTGCAATATTTCAACATCTTTTCAAGCCTGTTTGTCGACCTGCAATTTCTTTACTCCCCTAACTAAACAGGTGCACATTTATGTAATAACTGATGCTGGATACTTGAAATATACTTAATAGTATGCCTAATTATAAATCTTAATACTTAGAAACCTTAAGGCgttaaaatgacaaatacaGTTTAAAGGAAAAATATGATATGATGTGCACCTCTATTGCAGATTAGCTACTCCTCATCCTGTGCCTGCCTCAGTGACAAACGACAGTTCCCCACATTTTTCAGAGTGATCCCCAGTGATGCATACCAAGTGAAAGCCATTGCCAAGCTGCTGATACATTTCAACTGGTCTTGGATTGGGGTGGTGCGAGGGGACCACGAATATGGGCGCTTTGCCATTCAGGGTCTGCTGAAGGAGCTGGAgggtacaggtgtgtgtgtggcctacCAGAAGATTATACCCTTGCTGTATACTAGCCAGAGGGGAGTTGAGATCATCCGAGTGATGAACAGCTCCAGCGCcagagtggtggtggtgttcttGATTGAAGGGGAACTCAATCTCTTCATGCAAGATTACATGAAACTGAATATAACTGGAATCCAATTTATTGCCAGTGAGGGCTGGGTGACAGCTGCATTGTTTACTGGAAGCAAGTACTACCCCTTCCTTGGTGGCACCATTGGATTTGGGGTACGGCAAGGCAACATTCCTCGGCTGAAGGAATATCTGACCATGGTGAACCCAGAGAAATATCCCACCAACCCCCTTGTTCTGGAACTGTGGGAGGCTCTTTATGGTTGCTCTCCCTTCTCCTTAAGCAATAGTAGCAAGTTGCCCCTCTGCACTGGGCAAGAGACCATCAACGTTGAACACTCAGCCTACTACAACACCTCCGCCACTCGCATTACTTATAATGTCTATAAAGGTGTGTATGCTATTGCTCACTCCCTACATAATCTCATTTCCTGCAAACCTGGAATCGGCCCATTCAGTAACTCCACTTGTGCAGACATCACGAAAGTCTTCCCATGGCAGGTACCTGTCGTCTCATATCATTTTACCATGAATATCATCAAATATTTTGCTATCTGCCTCCACAGGCCAGAATACTGCCAAATGTGTAGTACCATTGTTTTTTGTaccccttttttcccccttggTTTCATAGCTCCAGCACTACCTCCAAGAAGTGTCATTCACTGTCTCAGGAGAGTTGGTGAGCTTTGATACAAACGGTGACTCGATCCCATCCTTTGACCTGATCAACTGGCAAAAGGGCAGAGATGGCAAAATTGAGTTGGTCAAAGTAGGCATGTTCGATGGAGCTCAGGAGGTTGGGAAGCAGCTGGTCATTTATAACATGGCTCTCACATGGCCTGGAGATCAGACAGAGGCAAGCTGCTCTCAGATTGTAGTTCAGTACATGCGATCCCTCCTGTTGAAGTTCTTTAGGGTCAAACAGAGGTAAGTTGGATGAGAGTGATCAGCCATCAGACAGGATCAAGCTGCTTTATGTGAGTGAGAGCAACACCAGCAGTACACCGGACTGTATATAATAATGAACTATTctaactatgaattattcaaattaGATACTGCATGAATGTATGAAAATATATAGATTTCaagtacattatatatatatatatatatatatatatatatatatatatatatatatatatatatatatatatatatatataaaacatttattaaaagaaatacaattctctgaaaaacattttttttgttgcatgTTGAAATTAAGCATTTTTAAATGtgggaaatatatattttatccaTATATGAACACATACAGCATATGTTTTACTTACACTAAACAATACATAATCAAAATTATGCTTTGTTCCTGTTATGCCACAATGTCTTATTTCCAAAATGACagttttaaagaaaaagaaaaaaactatcaatggaagtcaatgtaaaacgattttattcctctttctttttttaagtccttttctttctatgtatatatatatatatatagagagagagagagagagagagagagagagcgagagagagatatttatatatatatatatatatatatatatatatatatatagagagagagagagagagagatattatttgcaatatatacactatgaatcagcagttttttttttaaatgaagctaCAGTTACAACATTTACATACTTACACTCATGTCATGATTGTGGACAACTATAACTTAAATATTTTCTGAAATAACTGATTTGGGAAATTGATGCCCTTCTCAAGATAatacttttattactttttatacCATTTTACTTCaagtaattaaattaaacaccATGTACATGTATATCATTCTTTAACTTCTAAACAAATATTTTTTGATTGGCATATTTGTACTTCTAGTGTGTGTACTTTTGCCACCTCAGGTAATGTGGCATATATATTGTCTGTATTTTACATAAATGGCATATTGACTAGCGTGACCTCTTGATTTTGTGTTTGTGGGAATCAGGTGCCAGTATCCATTTGCAGCGACAGTTGCACTCCTGGATTCAGGAAGGCTGTCCGTCGTGGGGAGCCTCTGTGCTGCTTTGACTGTGTACCGTGTGACAGTGGCAAGATTAGTAATCAGACAGGTTGGTGGCAACCGTCAAATTCTTATTCACACTGAATAACTGATTTCCCATTTCAACTGATTTTGCTGCTTTTTACAATTTTCCCCCCAAAGATTCAATAGACTGCATGGCTTGTCCTGAAGATTATTGGTCCAATGTTGATGGAACAGCATGTATCCCCAAGGTTGTTGAGTACCTTTCCCATGATGCAATGGGGATAACACTGACAGTGATTTCTGTGGTAGGGGCCTGTGTTACACTGGCTGTCTTTGCAGTCTTTCTCTACCACAGGAACACCCCCATAGTACGCATAAATAACTCAGAGCTGAGCTTCTTTATCCTGCTCTCTTTGACACTGTGCTTCCTGTGTGCATTGATCTTTATTGGAGAGCCCACGTCCTGGTCATGCATGCTGCGCCACACTGCTTTCAGCATCACCTTCTCGCTCTGCATCTCCTGCATCCTGGGCAAAACCTTAGTGGTTCTAGCTGCTTTCACAGCCACCCGGCCTGGAAACAATGTGATGAAATGGCTCGGACCTGTGCAGCAGAGGATCATCATCTTTAGCTGTACGTTAGTCCAGATGATCATCTGTACTGCTTGGCTCATTGCCTCCCCTCCATTTCcttacagaaacacacagtatCAGCGCTCTAAGATCATTCTGGACTGCAGTACGGACTTGGCCTTCTGGGTTGTGCTGGGTTACATTGGCTTtttggcctgtgtgtgttttgttttggccTTTTTAGCTCGTAAGTTGCCTGGAAATTTTAATGAGGCTAAATATATTTCCTTTAGCATGTTGATATTTTGTGCAGTGTGGTTGGCTTTTGTGCCTGCCTATGTCAGTTCACCTGGTAAATTCACTACTGCTGTTgaaatatttgctattttagCCTCTAGCTTTGGCCTCCTTTTGTGCTTATTTGCTCCAAAGTGTTACATTATTCTACTGAAACCAGAAAAGAACACTAAACAACATCTAATGGGAAGAGCAATAAAATAATTGCTCTATATTGTATATTGGTTTTATAAATCATTTTTAGAAATGCAAATATTCATTTAGGATGATTATTAAGATAGAAATGTTGTGATCTACTTTATGAAACTTATTTATGTATTCCACTGCCACAATGTGTGATAGACTGTCCTTAAAGTTCACTGCACCCTGAAATAAAGCATCTgcacaaaaaatatatacaatttaaAACACAATATGTATTTATGACAGTggtgtaaaacatttttttactgCCCAACTTTAGGGTGAGCCCTGgatcaataaaaacaaattctttttattattctttatatttttttaatttgatgTCTATTTTAACATTATTGAAATATACTATAACTATACACAAaacactgaagaaatgtctttttaaaacTCCCGAAAGCACAAAGAATTCATTAAGGATCAGTtgcccagtgatgccacaggcattgtctggctttttatgtatcaGTGAAAACATGTGAAGTCTTTACACCCCTATAGCTGAAAGCATTGCTAgcgctagggggagctacaaatgggTGGCATTGATGCAACCTTGCAAAACAACAATAAGGCAAAACATTCAAGTAAATCCACAAAACAAAAGCACAAAATATAGCTTGGATCGTCCTTGAATGGCAGAGTCAAAGTC is a window from the Salminus brasiliensis chromosome 13, fSalBra1.hap2, whole genome shotgun sequence genome containing:
- the LOC140575510 gene encoding extracellular calcium-sensing receptor-like encodes the protein MTLLLLWVLVLPFGEALNAQCVLQNDFKPGFTTGGDFIIGGIFPLHYRQERSDLNYTYKPGQVQCNGFNPRTFRWILSMRLAIEEINNSSKLLPNHTLGFKIFDSCAYPLTAQRAALAVMNGPDEADRPMCSGTSPMLAIIGESGSAESIVVSRILQPFRIPMISYSSSCACLSDKRQFPTFFRVIPSDAYQVKAIAKLLIHFNWSWIGVVRGDHEYGRFAIQGLLKELEGTGVCVAYQKIIPLLYTSQRGVEIIRVMNSSSARVVVVFLIEGELNLFMQDYMKLNITGIQFIASEGWVTAALFTGSKYYPFLGGTIGFGVRQGNIPRLKEYLTMVNPEKYPTNPLVLELWEALYGCSPFSLSNSSKLPLCTGQETINVEHSAYYNTSATRITYNVYKGVYAIAHSLHNLISCKPGIGPFSNSTCADITKVFPWQLQHYLQEVSFTVSGELVSFDTNGDSIPSFDLINWQKGRDGKIELVKVGMFDGAQEVGKQLVIYNMALTWPGDQTEVPVSICSDSCTPGFRKAVRRGEPLCCFDCVPCDSGKISNQTDSIDCMACPEDYWSNVDGTACIPKVVEYLSHDAMGITLTVISVVGACVTLAVFAVFLYHRNTPIVRINNSELSFFILLSLTLCFLCALIFIGEPTSWSCMLRHTAFSITFSLCISCILGKTLVVLAAFTATRPGNNVMKWLGPVQQRIIIFSCTLVQMIICTAWLIASPPFPYRNTQYQRSKIILDCSTDLAFWVVLGYIGFLACVCFVLAFLARKLPGNFNEAKYISFSMLIFCAVWLAFVPAYVSSPGKFTTAVEIFAILASSFGLLLCLFAPKCYIILLKPEKNTKQHLMGRAIK